A window of Haloarcula sp. H-GB4 contains these coding sequences:
- a CDS encoding 4-phosphopantoate--beta-alanine ligase, with protein MSEDVDLPESHPRYESLLTRHRIEAGVDRGITSRQGLIAQGRGEAFDYLLGEHTIDSADDAERAAAAHLLSADHAVISVNGNAAALVPGELVELAEVTGADLEVNLFNRTEERIEAIADYLREHGATDVKGLTADGRIPGLDHERAKVDADGIGAADVVLVPLEDGDRAEALGEMGKTELVIDLNPRSRSAEVATVPIVDNIIRAIPNITEHARDLRGDPDAQQDAIDAFDADSALTAAERTIREGDLE; from the coding sequence ATGAGTGAGGACGTCGACCTCCCTGAGAGCCACCCCCGCTACGAGTCGCTTTTGACCCGCCACCGTATCGAAGCGGGCGTCGACCGCGGAATCACCTCCCGGCAGGGACTCATCGCCCAAGGCCGTGGCGAAGCCTTCGACTACCTGCTGGGCGAGCACACTATCGACAGCGCCGACGACGCCGAGCGCGCCGCCGCGGCACACCTCCTGTCCGCTGACCACGCCGTCATCTCGGTCAATGGCAACGCCGCCGCCCTCGTGCCCGGCGAACTCGTCGAGCTCGCTGAAGTGACCGGCGCAGACCTCGAGGTGAACCTGTTCAACCGAACTGAGGAGCGCATCGAGGCCATCGCCGACTACCTCCGCGAGCACGGCGCGACAGACGTGAAGGGGCTGACCGCCGACGGGCGAATCCCCGGACTCGACCACGAGCGCGCGAAGGTCGACGCTGACGGCATCGGCGCGGCGGACGTGGTGCTCGTTCCGCTGGAAGACGGCGACCGCGCCGAGGCGCTGGGCGAGATGGGCAAGACGGAACTCGTCATCGACCTCAATCCTCGAAGCCGTTCGGCGGAAGTAGCGACGGTCCCCATCGTCGACAACATCATCCGGGCGATACCGAATATCACCGAGCACGCGCGAGACCTCCGTGGCGATCCGGATGCCCAGCAAGACGCCATCGACGCGTTCGACGCCGACAGCGCCCTGACCGCCGCCGAGCGGACGATTCGGGAGGGCGACCTCGAATGA
- a CDS encoding PhzF family phenazine biosynthesis protein, which translates to MDTRQALLVDAFAAEPTAGTPTGVVPEADGLTDDQMQAVASELGASEAAFVLPAGDADRRLRCFSPTEELAQAETATVAAHAALYERGEIGDGEWTVATAAGEVAVETKQNGMVWVEQGRADITEVDVPYIDVADALGLDAATLKDVGADLPLVTADAGEPWLMVPVNYFEHLSHLSVDVAAVDSLCNRVDAAGVYPFTFDTVGADATRRSTFHGRAFRAGNRTEEPVTAAASGACAAFVRRYGALDDTIEQIIAEGGHFCDRPGTVSVDTDGTEVWVGGRAVTALDGTVTVPAVDDDDIIEA; encoded by the coding sequence ATGGATACCCGACAGGCGTTGCTTGTCGATGCGTTCGCCGCGGAGCCGACGGCAGGCACACCGACCGGCGTCGTGCCCGAAGCCGACGGACTGACCGACGACCAGATGCAGGCCGTCGCCAGCGAACTGGGAGCCAGCGAGGCGGCGTTCGTCCTGCCGGCGGGGGACGCCGACCGCCGGCTTCGCTGTTTTTCGCCAACCGAGGAACTGGCACAGGCGGAGACGGCCACAGTTGCGGCTCATGCGGCGCTCTACGAGCGTGGTGAGATCGGCGACGGCGAGTGGACAGTCGCCACCGCCGCCGGCGAAGTCGCCGTCGAGACGAAACAGAACGGGATGGTCTGGGTCGAGCAGGGGCGGGCCGACATCACCGAAGTAGATGTCCCTTACATCGATGTCGCGGACGCGCTCGGGCTCGACGCGGCCACGCTCAAAGACGTGGGTGCGGACCTCCCGCTTGTGACGGCCGACGCGGGCGAGCCATGGCTCATGGTCCCGGTCAACTACTTCGAGCATCTGAGCCATCTCAGCGTTGACGTGGCTGCCGTCGACTCGCTCTGTAACCGCGTGGACGCGGCCGGCGTGTACCCGTTTACGTTCGATACCGTCGGTGCCGACGCGACGCGCCGGTCGACGTTCCACGGCCGAGCCTTCCGGGCCGGGAACCGGACCGAAGAGCCGGTAACTGCGGCGGCGTCAGGGGCCTGCGCGGCGTTCGTCCGTCGCTACGGGGCGCTCGATGACACCATCGAACAGATCATCGCCGAGGGCGGACACTTCTGTGACCGACCCGGGACAGTGTCAGTCGATACCGACGGGACCGAGGTGTGGGTCGGCGGGCGCGCCGTCACTGCACTGGACGGCACAGTGACCGTCCCCGCTGTCGACGACGACGACATCATCGAAGCGTGA
- the ppsA gene encoding phosphoenolpyruvate synthase gives MPTLWLDEIGADDLARVGGKAASLGELTGAGLPVPSAFVVTADTYRSFIEATGIDEPLFEAVDVDSDDSQALAEAAERAQELILETDTPPSVREDLLAAYDEMGDEDVAVRSSATAEDLPDASFAGQQDTYLNVSRTDLLQRVKECWASLFTQRAIYYRNENGFAHDAVDIAVVVQQMVDAEKSGVMFTSHPSTGGPTAIIEAAWGLGEAVVSGAVSPDNYVIDRETETIDEVTVADKKVMCVRGEDGETIERSVPEEKRNERVLSDEEIHRLLEVGERVEDHYDTPQDVEWAVYEGEVYLLQSRPITTIDDPEGSAGSANEAESQPPGAKSGVADGGAMESQSEAVRLSGIGSAPGRVTGVVRIVDKLDNLDKVEDGDIIVAEMTTPDMVPAMKRANGIITDEGGMTSHAAIVSRELGVPAVVGAEDATQKLRDGETITLDGDKGTVEKGANVPEETEEDKDAGPVETHSAVKPMTGTEVKVNVSIPEAAERAAATGADGVGLLRIEHMILSTDKTPSRYVEDHGERAYIDEIVEGVRSVAEAFYPRPVRVRTLDAPSDEFRQLQGGEDEPSEHNPMLGYRGIRRSLDRPGEFKLELRAFERLYDLGYDNVELMLPLVTDAEDILRAKALMQEVGIDPEKRDWGVMVETPASALSIEGICEAGIDFVSFGTNDLTQYTLAVDRNNGNVADRFDELHPAVLELMRQVIGTCREHDVATSICGQAASKPQMVDFLVDEGVTSISPNIDAVRDVQHEVKRVEQRLLLESVR, from the coding sequence ATGCCAACACTGTGGCTCGATGAAATCGGTGCCGACGACCTGGCGCGGGTCGGCGGCAAGGCGGCGTCTCTCGGAGAACTGACCGGAGCGGGCCTGCCCGTTCCGTCGGCGTTCGTCGTTACCGCCGACACGTATCGGTCGTTCATCGAAGCAACTGGAATCGACGAGCCGCTGTTCGAGGCCGTCGATGTCGACAGCGACGACTCGCAAGCGCTGGCTGAGGCGGCCGAACGCGCCCAGGAGTTGATTCTGGAAACGGACACCCCGCCGTCGGTCCGCGAGGACCTGCTGGCCGCCTACGACGAGATGGGTGACGAAGACGTTGCGGTGCGGTCCTCAGCGACCGCCGAGGACCTCCCGGACGCCTCCTTCGCCGGCCAACAGGACACGTACCTGAACGTCTCGCGTACGGACCTCCTGCAGCGGGTCAAGGAGTGCTGGGCGTCACTGTTCACCCAGCGGGCCATCTACTACCGCAACGAGAACGGCTTCGCCCACGACGCGGTGGACATCGCCGTCGTCGTCCAACAGATGGTCGACGCGGAGAAGTCCGGCGTCATGTTCACCAGCCATCCCTCGACCGGTGGCCCGACGGCCATCATCGAGGCCGCGTGGGGGCTTGGTGAAGCGGTCGTCTCCGGCGCAGTCTCGCCCGATAACTACGTCATCGACCGCGAGACGGAAACCATCGACGAGGTGACCGTCGCCGACAAGAAGGTGATGTGCGTTCGGGGTGAGGACGGGGAGACCATCGAACGCTCCGTCCCCGAGGAGAAGCGCAACGAGCGCGTCCTCTCAGACGAGGAGATTCACCGACTTCTGGAGGTCGGCGAGCGCGTCGAGGACCACTACGACACCCCACAGGACGTAGAGTGGGCGGTCTACGAGGGCGAGGTGTATCTACTGCAGTCCCGCCCGATCACCACTATCGACGACCCCGAAGGAAGCGCCGGCTCGGCAAACGAAGCCGAGAGTCAGCCGCCGGGGGCAAAGTCGGGTGTCGCCGACGGCGGGGCGATGGAGAGCCAGTCCGAGGCGGTCCGGCTCTCCGGTATCGGCTCCGCACCGGGCCGGGTCACCGGTGTCGTCCGCATCGTCGACAAGCTCGACAATCTTGACAAGGTCGAAGACGGCGACATCATCGTCGCCGAGATGACGACGCCGGACATGGTCCCGGCGATGAAGCGCGCAAACGGCATCATCACCGACGAGGGCGGGATGACCAGCCACGCCGCTATTGTCTCCCGAGAGCTGGGCGTCCCGGCCGTTGTCGGGGCTGAGGACGCGACACAGAAGCTCCGGGACGGCGAAACGATAACGCTGGACGGCGATAAGGGCACAGTCGAAAAAGGGGCCAATGTCCCCGAAGAGACCGAGGAGGACAAAGACGCCGGGCCGGTCGAGACACACTCGGCGGTGAAGCCGATGACCGGAACGGAGGTCAAGGTCAACGTCTCCATTCCTGAAGCCGCCGAGCGGGCCGCCGCGACGGGGGCCGACGGCGTCGGCTTGCTGCGCATCGAGCACATGATTCTCTCGACGGACAAGACGCCCTCGCGCTACGTTGAGGACCACGGCGAGCGCGCGTACATCGACGAGATTGTCGAGGGCGTCCGCTCGGTAGCCGAAGCGTTCTACCCGCGTCCGGTCCGCGTCCGGACGCTTGATGCCCCCTCCGACGAGTTCCGCCAGCTGCAGGGTGGTGAAGACGAGCCAAGCGAACACAACCCGATGCTGGGCTATCGGGGCATCCGACGGTCGCTCGACCGCCCCGGCGAGTTCAAGCTCGAACTCCGCGCGTTCGAGCGCCTGTACGACTTGGGCTATGACAACGTCGAGCTGATGCTCCCGCTTGTCACCGACGCCGAGGACATCCTGCGGGCGAAGGCACTGATGCAGGAGGTCGGCATCGACCCCGAGAAGCGCGACTGGGGTGTCATGGTCGAGACGCCGGCGAGCGCGCTGTCAATCGAGGGCATCTGCGAGGCTGGCATCGACTTCGTCTCCTTCGGGACGAACGACCTCACCCAGTACACGCTGGCCGTCGACCGCAACAACGGCAACGTTGCCGACCGCTTCGACGAACTCCACCCGGCCGTCCTCGAACTCATGCGCCAGGTCATCGGGACCTGCCGCGAGCACGACGTGGCCACGAGCATCTGCGGACAGGCCGCCTCGAAGCCACAGATGGTCGACTTCCTTGTCGACGAGGGAGTCACCTCCATCTCGCCGAACATCGACGCCGTGCGTGACGTCCAACACGAGGTCAAGCGCGTCGAACAGCGGCTGCTGCTGGAATCGGTCCGCTGA
- a CDS encoding chemotaxis protein CheY, which produces MAPESTPEAKSISSGVSYIPFGIPGLDGQIRGIPTGSTVLLAGASDAGGDAFTYTSLATLMLAKHRPDMVPNGIARRSGSIPDSVTYITLSHDREHVYSELDAVLDGYQFEALTEHMTVADFSQRFMELLPVPEPLFDARRSDTEIEQPDAEPPEREPAEETFEKLLSDISDRVSDAAETLIVIDSLTDLERATEFGLPQNHEVAFLMGLREAVVNWGNVAFVKLDRPAGDVRSDELIHGLLHGSVYFYSNDKGFETYRTMRVGSFGGALDTERQTVFESLIGPTGFRAKATKKIGPSNW; this is translated from the coding sequence ATGGCACCCGAATCGACACCGGAAGCCAAGAGTATCAGCTCCGGTGTGTCGTACATCCCCTTCGGCATCCCCGGGCTGGACGGGCAGATCCGCGGGATTCCGACAGGGAGCACGGTCCTGTTGGCCGGGGCGTCGGACGCGGGGGGCGATGCGTTCACCTATACGAGTCTCGCGACGCTGATGCTTGCGAAACACCGCCCGGACATGGTCCCGAACGGCATCGCTCGGCGCAGTGGGTCGATTCCCGACTCGGTGACCTACATCACGCTCTCACACGACCGGGAACACGTCTACAGCGAACTTGATGCCGTCCTCGACGGCTACCAGTTTGAGGCGCTCACGGAGCACATGACCGTCGCCGACTTCTCCCAGCGGTTCATGGAGTTGTTGCCGGTCCCAGAGCCGCTGTTCGATGCTCGACGGAGCGACACCGAAATCGAACAGCCCGACGCGGAGCCGCCGGAGCGAGAGCCCGCTGAGGAAACGTTCGAGAAGCTGTTATCCGATATCAGTGACCGGGTGAGCGACGCCGCAGAGACGCTCATCGTCATCGACTCGCTTACCGATCTCGAACGAGCGACGGAGTTCGGTCTGCCACAGAACCACGAGGTCGCGTTCCTCATGGGGCTCCGAGAGGCGGTCGTCAACTGGGGAAACGTGGCTTTCGTCAAGCTTGACCGACCTGCCGGCGACGTGCGGTCGGACGAACTCATCCACGGCCTGTTGCACGGCAGTGTCTACTTCTACTCCAACGACAAGGGATTCGAGACGTATCGAACGATGCGGGTCGGCTCCTTTGGTGGCGCGCTCGACACTGAGCGTCAGACCGTTTTCGAGTCGCTGATCGGTCCCACAGGCTTTCGTGCGAAAGCGACGAAGAAGATCGGACCATCGAACTGGTAA
- the mfnA gene encoding tyrosine decarboxylase MfnA — translation MLQRAEPQDFERVLSSMCTVPHPSAREAAERFLATNPGDPGTYETIADLEREAVESLGEVTGLSDPAGYVASGGTEANLQAIRIARNRADTDDPNVVAPVHAHFSFTKAADVLGVELRTAPATDYRADMAAMSELVDEDTVCVVGVAGSTEYGYVDPIPAIADLAETVDALCHVDAAWGGFYLPFTDHDWHFGHADIDTMTIDPHKVGQAAVPAGGLLARDRSLLDELAVETPYLESTDQLTLTGTRSGAGVASAVAAMESLWPAGYRQQYETSMANADWLADQLSARGHDVVGPELPLVAADLSMPMTDELRDRGWRVSKTGAGEMRVVCMPHVTRSMLRSFVADLDWY, via the coding sequence ATGCTCCAGCGGGCAGAGCCACAGGATTTCGAGCGCGTCCTCTCGTCGATGTGTACCGTGCCACATCCGTCGGCACGCGAAGCGGCAGAACGCTTCCTCGCGACGAACCCCGGAGACCCGGGCACGTACGAAACCATCGCCGATCTGGAACGCGAGGCCGTCGAGTCTCTCGGTGAGGTCACCGGGCTCTCCGACCCCGCGGGCTACGTCGCCTCGGGCGGAACAGAGGCTAATTTGCAGGCGATACGCATCGCCCGGAACCGCGCCGACACGGACGACCCGAACGTGGTCGCGCCCGTCCACGCGCACTTCTCATTTACCAAGGCCGCCGACGTGCTCGGCGTGGAACTGCGGACCGCGCCGGCGACGGACTACCGCGCCGACATGGCGGCGATGTCGGAACTCGTCGACGAGGACACGGTGTGTGTCGTCGGCGTCGCCGGTTCGACCGAGTACGGTTACGTCGATCCAATTCCGGCTATCGCCGACCTCGCCGAGACGGTCGATGCCCTCTGTCACGTCGACGCCGCGTGGGGCGGCTTCTACCTCCCGTTTACCGACCACGACTGGCACTTCGGCCACGCGGACATCGACACGATGACCATCGACCCCCACAAAGTCGGGCAGGCAGCGGTTCCCGCCGGCGGACTGTTAGCCCGCGACCGGTCGCTGCTCGATGAGCTCGCCGTCGAAACGCCGTACCTGGAATCGACGGACCAGCTCACGCTGACGGGGACGCGGTCGGGTGCTGGCGTGGCCTCCGCTGTCGCAGCGATGGAATCGCTGTGGCCGGCGGGCTACAGACAGCAGTACGAAACGTCGATGGCCAACGCCGACTGGCTGGCCGACCAGTTATCCGCGCGCGGCCACGACGTTGTCGGCCCCGAACTCCCACTTGTCGCGGCCGACCTCTCGATGCCGATGACAGACGAACTCAGGGACCGCGGCTGGCGAGTCTCAAAGACCGGTGCCGGCGAGATGCGCGTCGTGTGTATGCCCCACGTCACGCGGTCGATGCTACGGTCATTTGTCGCGGATCTCGACTGGTACTGA
- a CDS encoding YqaA family protein produces the protein MDLVVPTAAFIAFIGDCATAGTPLSPLEETVCTATGPTGLGIIAVYSFLIAFILPLPSEVVLVPAETLRLGLSTNGNLVAIILVSGLGKAFGSLVAFHIGQEAKEYGPLVRRIKRSRFNLIEWSERKTVQLARKYGYVGLSLALCVPFFPDTISIYAFTVLERDYYRFGAATFFGSAGRLVVTLGLAGGTLALL, from the coding sequence GTGGACTTGGTAGTACCGACCGCAGCGTTCATTGCCTTCATCGGCGACTGTGCGACGGCCGGCACGCCACTGTCGCCGCTGGAAGAGACCGTCTGTACGGCCACCGGTCCAACCGGACTGGGTATCATCGCGGTGTACTCGTTCCTGATCGCGTTTATTCTCCCGCTTCCAAGCGAGGTCGTGCTGGTTCCGGCCGAAACCCTTCGGCTCGGGCTGTCCACGAACGGGAACCTGGTGGCGATTATCCTCGTCAGCGGCCTCGGGAAGGCGTTCGGTAGTCTCGTCGCCTTCCATATCGGTCAGGAGGCAAAGGAGTACGGCCCACTCGTGCGCCGGATCAAGCGCTCACGGTTCAATCTCATCGAGTGGTCTGAACGGAAGACGGTACAGCTTGCACGGAAGTACGGCTACGTTGGTCTGTCGCTCGCGCTCTGTGTTCCGTTCTTTCCCGATACGATCTCTATCTACGCGTTTACCGTCCTCGAACGCGATTACTATCGGTTCGGCGCAGCGACGTTCTTCGGCAGTGCCGGGCGACTTGTCGTGACACTCGGGCTTGCCGGCGGCACGCTCGCGTTGCTGTGA
- the metG gene encoding methionine--tRNA ligase — translation MSNDEFPTDQPAVVTCGLPYANGDLHVGHLRTYVDGDALSRALRRIGQQTAFVSGSDMHGTPVAVNAAEEGVAPREFALDFHETYAETFPQFNIEFDNYGHTDDETNVELTQEFVRSWVENDHVHEKEIEVAWDTEEDQPLPDRYVEGTCPYCGEQARGDECDEGCQRHLEPGEIEDPVSTLTGNPAEYRTREHKFLRLADFQEYLQGFLDRLEGTDNAQNQPREWVEGELQDLCITRDMDWGVDYPEDVDGGDELVLYVWVDAPIEYVASTKQYTERVGDDEYDWEAVWKVDGEEHHGTEWDNEWADDSGEIIHVIGRDIIQHHAVFWPAMLRGAGYNEPRSILATGFVGIDGKALSTSRNRAVWADEYLDAGFHPDLFRYYIATGAQIDTDVDFSWDRFQERVNGELVGNVGNFIYRSLLFAERNYDGTPDTAVSDDVRGRIEDAITDFETAVREYDIRELAEIAIELSNYGNEYIQRNEPWNLVNDDPDRAEQVIRDCVQLTKAVAVLMQPVLPGKAERLWGQLGEQGSVADVTLDSALESPPAEFGEPAELFEQVEDDHIEALNEELQERVEEASDDADGNSDGDDTDEGDDGDVDTADLQPLVEDRISFEDFEGVDMRVGEIRSAEPVEGADKLLRLEVDIGHEVRQVVAGLRQLHDAEELPGTRVILLANMEKAELFGIESNGMVLAAGDEADLLTTHEDAPLGTRIK, via the coding sequence ATGAGCAACGACGAGTTTCCGACGGACCAGCCGGCGGTCGTGACCTGTGGGTTGCCCTACGCAAACGGTGACTTGCACGTCGGCCACCTCCGGACGTACGTCGACGGGGATGCGCTGTCGCGCGCCCTCCGACGGATCGGCCAGCAAACGGCGTTCGTTTCGGGATCAGATATGCACGGCACGCCAGTAGCAGTCAACGCTGCCGAAGAAGGCGTCGCACCGCGAGAGTTCGCACTTGACTTCCACGAGACCTACGCCGAGACGTTCCCGCAGTTCAACATTGAGTTCGACAACTACGGACACACAGACGATGAGACCAACGTCGAACTCACGCAAGAGTTCGTCCGGTCGTGGGTCGAAAACGACCACGTCCACGAGAAGGAGATCGAGGTCGCATGGGACACGGAGGAGGACCAGCCTCTCCCCGACCGCTACGTCGAGGGGACCTGTCCCTACTGTGGGGAGCAGGCCCGCGGCGACGAATGTGACGAGGGGTGCCAGCGCCACCTCGAACCCGGCGAAATCGAGGACCCGGTGTCGACGCTGACCGGGAACCCCGCCGAGTACCGCACCCGCGAGCACAAGTTCCTCCGCCTCGCTGACTTCCAGGAATACCTCCAGGGCTTCCTCGACCGTCTAGAGGGGACCGACAACGCCCAGAACCAGCCCCGCGAGTGGGTTGAGGGCGAACTACAGGACCTCTGTATCACGCGGGACATGGACTGGGGCGTCGATTATCCGGAGGATGTCGACGGCGGCGACGAACTGGTGCTGTACGTCTGGGTTGACGCGCCCATCGAGTACGTCGCCTCGACGAAACAGTACACCGAGCGCGTCGGCGACGACGAGTACGACTGGGAAGCGGTCTGGAAGGTCGACGGTGAGGAGCACCACGGCACCGAGTGGGACAACGAGTGGGCCGACGACAGCGGCGAGATAATCCACGTCATCGGCCGCGACATCATCCAGCATCACGCGGTGTTCTGGCCCGCGATGCTTCGCGGCGCGGGGTACAACGAGCCCCGGTCGATTCTGGCGACCGGGTTCGTCGGTATCGACGGCAAGGCGCTGTCGACTTCGCGTAACCGCGCCGTCTGGGCCGACGAGTACCTCGACGCTGGCTTCCATCCCGACCTGTTCCGGTACTACATCGCCACCGGCGCACAGATCGACACCGACGTGGACTTCTCCTGGGACCGCTTCCAGGAGCGGGTCAACGGCGAACTCGTTGGCAACGTCGGGAACTTCATCTACCGGTCGCTGCTGTTCGCGGAGCGCAACTACGACGGGACGCCCGACACTGCCGTTAGCGATGACGTGCGCGGGCGAATCGAGGACGCGATTACGGACTTCGAGACAGCCGTCCGAGAGTACGACATCCGCGAACTGGCCGAAATCGCTATCGAGCTCTCGAACTACGGCAACGAGTACATCCAGCGCAACGAGCCGTGGAACCTCGTTAATGACGACCCCGACCGGGCCGAACAGGTCATCCGCGACTGCGTCCAGCTGACCAAGGCTGTCGCGGTGCTCATGCAGCCCGTGCTGCCGGGCAAGGCCGAGCGCCTCTGGGGCCAGCTCGGTGAGCAGGGCTCCGTCGCCGACGTGACCCTCGATAGCGCACTCGAATCACCGCCGGCTGAGTTCGGCGAGCCTGCGGAACTGTTCGAGCAGGTCGAGGACGACCACATCGAGGCACTCAACGAGGAACTGCAGGAGCGAGTCGAGGAGGCAAGCGACGATGCAGATGGCAACAGCGATGGCGATGACACAGATGAAGGGGACGACGGCGACGTGGACACCGCCGACCTTCAGCCACTCGTCGAGGACCGCATCAGCTTCGAGGACTTCGAGGGCGTCGACATGCGCGTCGGCGAGATCCGCAGCGCCGAGCCGGTCGAGGGCGCGGACAAGCTCCTGCGTCTGGAAGTCGATATCGGCCACGAGGTCCGACAGGTCGTCGCCGGCCTGCGACAACTCCACGACGCCGAGGAGCTTCCCGGCACGCGCGTCATCCTGCTTGCGAACATGGAGAAAGCCGAGCTGTTCGGCATCGAATCCAACGGGATGGTGCTGGCCGCCGGCGACGAGGCGGACCTGCTGACGACCCACGAGGACGCTCCGCTGGGGACGCGCATTAAATAA
- a CDS encoding NfeD family protein yields MVNPLAIVAPLQAEPLLGMSLSILLFLAGAGLIVGEALAPGTHFFVLGVALLTAGLVGLFIPASLGILAPLILTVVVLATTAVTLWGYRKLDFAAPGRGQTLSSDSLTGQFGTVTERVTRSDGEVKLEDGGFNPYYQARSSGDPIEEGTEVIVIDPGGGNVLDVEPVGSGADEIDRALERDRDRSDADTEPERESERA; encoded by the coding sequence ATGGTGAACCCGCTGGCGATAGTTGCCCCGCTGCAGGCCGAACCACTGTTAGGTATGTCGCTCTCCATTCTGCTGTTTCTGGCCGGCGCGGGCCTCATCGTGGGCGAAGCGCTCGCCCCCGGGACCCACTTTTTCGTGCTCGGCGTGGCCCTGCTGACAGCGGGGCTGGTCGGGCTGTTCATCCCAGCGAGCCTGGGTATCCTCGCGCCACTCATCCTTACTGTCGTCGTGCTTGCAACGACAGCGGTCACGCTCTGGGGATATCGAAAGCTCGATTTCGCTGCGCCAGGCCGCGGCCAGACGCTCAGTTCCGACTCACTTACCGGCCAGTTCGGAACCGTTACCGAGCGCGTGACCCGGAGCGACGGCGAGGTCAAACTGGAAGACGGCGGTTTCAATCCGTACTATCAGGCTCGCAGTTCTGGCGACCCCATCGAGGAGGGGACAGAAGTCATCGTCATCGACCCCGGCGGCGGGAACGTTCTGGACGTCGAGCCGGTAGGGTCGGGGGCAGATGAAATCGACCGCGCGCTCGAACGTGACAGAGACCGGAGCGATGCGGACACTGAACCGGAACGAGAGTCCGAGCGGGCATAG
- a CDS encoding SPFH domain-containing protein encodes MSPAIAPLQPGGLIGFVTVIFLLIAIALVYSSVVIIRPYQKGAYTVLGTYRGVLDQGIHFIYPFVSDVTRFDMRTQTLDVPRQEAITRDNSPVTADAVVYIKVMDPKKAFLEVDNYERAVSNLAQTTLRAVLGDMELDDTLNKRGEINARIRKELDEPTDEWGVRVESVEVREVNPSKDVQQAMEQQTSAERKRRAMILEAQGERRSAIETAEGDKQSNIIRAQGEKQSQILEAQGDAISTVLRAKSAESMGERAVIDKGMETLAEIGQGESTKFILPQELTSLVGRYGKHLQGSDVKENGHSLEALDFDDETREMLGLDDIEKILGQIDEEAEVDVEAMEEEAQKIKQGQDSGLDNADDVIEEMDAEIDGDSGTTDVAGGPDDTTRTSEVDKDN; translated from the coding sequence ATGTCCCCCGCGATAGCACCGCTACAGCCTGGAGGACTCATCGGCTTCGTTACCGTAATCTTCCTCCTGATCGCCATCGCGCTGGTGTATTCCAGCGTCGTGATCATCCGCCCGTACCAGAAAGGTGCCTACACGGTCCTCGGTACCTACCGCGGCGTCCTCGACCAGGGGATTCACTTCATCTATCCCTTCGTCTCCGATGTGACGCGGTTCGACATGCGTACCCAGACGCTTGATGTGCCACGGCAGGAGGCTATCACCCGCGACAACTCGCCGGTGACCGCCGACGCCGTCGTCTACATCAAGGTGATGGACCCGAAGAAGGCGTTCCTCGAAGTCGACAACTACGAGCGTGCCGTCTCCAACCTCGCCCAGACGACCCTCCGTGCCGTGCTGGGTGACATGGAACTGGACGACACGCTGAACAAGCGGGGCGAAATCAACGCCCGAATCCGGAAAGAACTCGACGAACCCACCGATGAGTGGGGTGTCCGTGTCGAGAGCGTCGAGGTCCGCGAGGTCAACCCGTCCAAGGACGTCCAGCAGGCCATGGAGCAACAGACCTCCGCCGAGCGGAAACGCCGTGCCATGATCTTGGAAGCCCAGGGTGAACGGCGCTCCGCCATCGAGACGGCGGAAGGTGACAAGCAGTCTAACATCATCCGTGCCCAAGGTGAGAAGCAGAGCCAGATCCTGGAAGCCCAGGGTGACGCAATCTCGACCGTCCTGCGTGCGAAATCCGCCGAGTCGATGGGCGAACGCGCTGTCATCGACAAGGGAATGGAGACGCTGGCCGAAATCGGCCAGGGCGAATCGACGAAGTTCATCCTCCCACAGGAGCTCACTTCGCTGGTGGGCCGCTACGGCAAGCACCTCCAGGGGTCGGACGTCAAGGAGAACGGCCACTCGCTGGAAGCGCTTGACTTCGACGACGAGACCCGCGAGATGCTCGGTCTGGACGATATTGAGAAGATTCTCGGTCAGATCGATGAGGAAGCTGAGGTCGATGTCGAGGCGATGGAAGAGGAAGCCCAGAAAATCAAACAGGGGCAAGACAGTGGCCTCGACAACGCTGACGACGTCATCGAAGAGATGGACGCCGAGATAGACGGCGATTCGGGCACGACGGACGTGGCCGGCGGCCCCGACGACACGACGCGAACGTCGGAAGTCGACAAAGACAACTAA